One stretch of Dissulfurimicrobium hydrothermale DNA includes these proteins:
- a CDS encoding ribosome maturation factor RimP gives MAKEKKTEDVVRALLEPVIASYGMELVDVHCGRDPRGMVLRLVLDKAGGVDIDDCAEISRLAGDILDVHDPIEGPYTLEVSSPGINRPLKKMEDFERFRGQNVFIETSELINGRRRFRGLLEGVSNGIVAVFADKIAFEIPFEKISKARLDII, from the coding sequence ATGGCAAAAGAAAAAAAGACGGAAGACGTAGTGAGGGCGCTTCTTGAGCCGGTCATTGCATCGTATGGAATGGAGCTTGTGGATGTGCATTGCGGCCGTGATCCTCGCGGAATGGTCTTAAGGCTTGTCTTGGACAAGGCAGGGGGTGTCGACATAGACGATTGCGCCGAGATCAGCCGTCTGGCCGGGGATATACTTGATGTGCACGACCCTATTGAAGGTCCGTACACACTTGAGGTCTCTTCGCCTGGGATAAACAGGCCGCTTAAAAAGATGGAGGACTTTGAGAGATTCAGGGGTCAAAATGTATTTATTGAGACCAGTGAACTCATAAACGGGCGTAGGCGTTTCAGGGGCCTTTTGGAGGGTGTGAGCAATGGGATTGTGGCGGTGTTTGCGGACAAGATTGCCTTTGAGATCCCATTTGAGAAGATATCAAAGGCCAGGCTTGATATTATTTAA
- a CDS encoding universal stress protein: MLKKIIVAFDGSPQSYKAFDFALELARFCPGAGEGPEVTVISVAQPPELSEIVEMDAVIDNATRHYKGLHSELEKKAEEKGIQIETDILVGHPAEQIIRCASEKKADMLIMGQRGRSGISGWLMGSVSKRVTTYAPCTVTVVK; this comes from the coding sequence ATGCTTAAAAAAATCATCGTCGCATTTGACGGCTCGCCCCAGTCCTACAAGGCCTTTGACTTCGCCCTCGAACTGGCCAGGTTCTGTCCGGGCGCAGGAGAAGGGCCTGAGGTCACAGTCATTTCTGTGGCCCAGCCGCCTGAACTAAGTGAAATTGTGGAGATGGATGCGGTTATCGACAATGCAACCAGGCATTATAAGGGACTTCACTCGGAGCTTGAGAAAAAGGCAGAAGAAAAGGGTATTCAAATAGAAACAGACATACTTGTAGGCCACCCTGCCGAACAGATCATCAGATGCGCCAGTGAAAAGAAGGCCGATATGCTCATTATGGGTCAGAGGGGAAGGTCTGGCATCTCTGGCTGGCTCATGGGCTCTGTGTCAAAGAGGGTGACCACCTATGCGCCCTGCACCGTCACTGTGGTGAAATAA
- the nusA gene encoding transcription termination factor NusA, giving the protein MSSELKKIIDQVSKEKGLDREILISALEEAIKSAIKRRYGADLELEVNYNPELGEIEVFQYRVVVENASNKDIEISLEEARELDPESQLGDSIGVKMDVSSLGRIAAQSARQVIMQKMKTAEKDLIYEEFKDRVGDIVNGTIQRFERGNAIVNLGRTEAVLPVSEQIPTENYRRGDRVRAYILEVKRDAKDSQVVLSRTHPDFLVKLFSLEVPEIADGTVKIMGVAREPGSRAKIAVSSSASDVDPVGACVGMRGSRVQAVVQELRGEKIDIVPWSPDPARYLYNALAPAECSKVIVDENNHSLEAIVPDDQLSLAIGRQGQNVRLAAKLMGWKIDVKSELRYAHLEDPAYLELLKVPGMTEAIADKIYEQGIKTPEQLAGMDPVELARGARIKREAAASLIKEAAKMPLAAQGEGQAAAGDEPAA; this is encoded by the coding sequence ATGTCTTCAGAGCTTAAAAAGATTATAGATCAGGTAAGTAAGGAAAAGGGTCTGGACCGGGAAATCCTGATATCCGCCCTTGAAGAGGCCATAAAATCTGCGATCAAGAGGCGTTACGGTGCCGATCTTGAGCTAGAGGTCAATTACAATCCCGAGCTTGGAGAGATTGAGGTCTTTCAATACAGGGTCGTGGTGGAAAATGCATCCAACAAAGACATCGAAATATCGCTTGAGGAGGCGAGGGAGCTCGACCCCGAGAGCCAATTGGGAGATAGCATCGGCGTAAAGATGGATGTGTCCTCTCTTGGCAGGATTGCCGCTCAGTCTGCCAGGCAGGTGATAATGCAGAAGATGAAGACGGCTGAAAAGGATCTGATCTACGAAGAGTTCAAGGACAGGGTCGGCGATATAGTAAACGGTACGATTCAGAGGTTTGAGCGTGGCAATGCCATTGTAAACCTTGGGCGTACCGAGGCAGTCTTGCCAGTGTCAGAACAGATACCTACAGAAAATTATCGACGCGGTGACAGGGTGAGGGCATATATTCTCGAGGTCAAGAGGGATGCAAAAGACTCGCAGGTTGTGCTCTCCAGGACCCATCCCGATTTTCTTGTAAAGCTCTTTAGCCTTGAGGTGCCCGAGATCGCCGATGGCACCGTAAAGATCATGGGTGTCGCCAGGGAGCCAGGCAGCAGGGCCAAGATCGCCGTGAGTTCCAGTGCATCTGATGTCGACCCTGTGGGGGCATGTGTGGGTATGAGAGGTTCGCGGGTGCAGGCGGTTGTGCAGGAACTCAGGGGCGAAAAGATAGATATCGTCCCATGGAGCCCTGATCCGGCCAGATATCTGTATAATGCCCTCGCCCCGGCCGAGTGTTCCAAGGTCATAGTTGACGAAAACAACCATAGCCTTGAGGCTATTGTCCCTGACGATCAGCTGTCGTTGGCCATAGGACGTCAGGGGCAAAACGTGCGTCTTGCTGCAAAGCTTATGGGTTGGAAGATAGATGTCAAGAGCGAGCTTCGCTATGCACACCTTGAAGACCCGGCATATCTTGAATTGTTGAAGGTGCCTGGTATGACGGAGGCTATAGCTGACAAGATATATGAGCAGGGCATAAAGACGCCTGAACAGCTGGCTGGCATGGATCCGGTTGAATTGGCCCGTGGGGCGCGCATCAAAAGAGAGGCGGCCGCTTCGCTGATCAAAGAGGCGGCGAAGATGCCTCTGGCGGCACAGGGTGAGGGTCAGGCCGCTGCAGGTGATGAGCCGGCGGCCTAA
- the infB gene encoding translation initiation factor IF-2 — MAKIRVHELAKELGIANKEMELRLKELGYRIKSYMSTLEDYEAQEIRRKILAEKEGVAAFQKKESTPVVRRRHAVIRIKKLVPSGLSEESTKTEEGPAQVQAQEVSVSEEMHGEVESGSALVEAASGAAQAGGEPIVREGEHEDVGLVEQPEGGRIEAGKREDERPAGPKSFVKILDRPKVVITKPAQRQAPPRQAQQRPLGPRPSKEQLAERSGGPLKIGPQVEVPPVIIPPVEKAAKKKQLKRVVQMSEMEETAKRRKAQPKKQEKPKPITKLLVEELGLIEAPIQAEPEMLPSIPKPSAPLKKKASKAKKSGEAAAPSPLRPGKRKLVIYETIQVGELAKRMGIKVGDVIARLIRLGVMVTANQAIDYETAMLVAADFDYEVEKKAVAEDMIQMEEAQIGGGDLRLRPPVVTVMGHVDHGKTSLLDAIRHADVASGEAGGITQHIGAYHVTLPSGHEVVFLDTPGHEAFTAMRARGAKVTDIVILVVAADDGVMAQTKEAIDHAKAAGVPIIVAVNKIDKPGANPDKVKSELAELGLVPEEWGGDTIFVNISAKKKIGIEELLEMLALQSEVLELKADPKRPAKGHVIEAKLDKGRGPVATLLISDGTLHVGDAIVCSLYYGKVRAMINDKGGQIESAGPSMPVEIQGLSGVPEAGNEFIVLPDEKKAREVAEYRQRKAREAEFAKVRKMSLESVFDRLKEDEIKELNIVLKVDVQGSLEALANALRKLSTNEIKVNVVGSGIGAVTESDVLLASASNAIIIGFNVRPSPQARALAEQERVDIRFYDVIYNAIEEVKSAMTGLLEPVYEEKITGRAEVRQAFHIPKVGVVAGCYVLEGIMQRNSKARLLRDNVVVYTGKIISLRRFKEDVREVHAGYECGVGLEKFNDIKAGDIIETYKLEEKAAVLGDVVSEGDALQ, encoded by the coding sequence ATGGCAAAGATAAGAGTCCACGAACTGGCTAAGGAGCTTGGCATAGCCAACAAAGAGATGGAGTTGAGGCTCAAAGAGCTAGGCTACAGGATCAAAAGCTACATGAGTACCCTTGAGGACTATGAGGCCCAGGAGATCAGGCGGAAGATCTTGGCCGAAAAAGAAGGGGTTGCAGCCTTTCAAAAAAAGGAATCCACCCCTGTGGTCAGGCGCAGACATGCAGTGATCCGCATAAAAAAATTAGTCCCATCCGGTCTTTCCGAAGAGTCAACCAAGACGGAAGAAGGTCCTGCCCAGGTTCAGGCCCAGGAGGTTTCTGTTTCTGAAGAGATGCACGGTGAGGTTGAGTCTGGATCGGCTTTGGTAGAGGCTGCTTCCGGTGCGGCTCAGGCTGGCGGCGAGCCGATTGTCAGGGAAGGCGAGCATGAAGATGTCGGACTGGTTGAGCAACCTGAAGGCGGTCGAATAGAGGCTGGGAAAAGAGAGGATGAAAGGCCGGCAGGGCCGAAGAGTTTTGTAAAGATACTTGATAGACCCAAGGTCGTGATCACCAAGCCAGCCCAACGCCAGGCGCCGCCGAGGCAGGCTCAGCAAAGGCCTCTTGGCCCGAGGCCGTCAAAGGAGCAATTGGCCGAAAGGTCTGGTGGACCTCTGAAAATAGGTCCTCAAGTTGAGGTACCACCTGTCATTATCCCGCCTGTCGAAAAGGCTGCAAAAAAGAAACAGCTGAAACGCGTCGTGCAGATGTCGGAGATGGAAGAAACCGCAAAGAGGCGCAAGGCGCAGCCGAAAAAACAAGAGAAACCGAAGCCCATCACAAAGCTCCTGGTTGAAGAATTGGGTCTTATTGAGGCTCCCATACAGGCTGAGCCTGAGATGTTGCCGTCTATTCCAAAACCCTCGGCCCCTTTGAAGAAAAAGGCCTCCAAGGCCAAAAAGTCTGGTGAGGCCGCTGCGCCGTCCCCTCTAAGGCCAGGTAAGCGAAAGCTGGTCATATATGAGACCATCCAGGTCGGAGAGCTTGCCAAGCGCATGGGGATCAAGGTCGGTGATGTAATTGCAAGGCTCATACGTTTGGGTGTCATGGTTACTGCAAACCAGGCCATTGATTATGAGACGGCCATGCTGGTCGCGGCTGATTTTGATTATGAGGTCGAAAAAAAAGCCGTTGCCGAAGACATGATCCAGATGGAAGAGGCCCAGATCGGCGGCGGAGATCTGAGATTGCGCCCGCCGGTCGTGACCGTCATGGGTCATGTGGATCACGGAAAGACCTCACTTTTAGATGCGATACGCCATGCAGATGTCGCCTCAGGAGAGGCTGGCGGGATCACGCAGCACATAGGCGCATATCACGTTACGCTGCCTTCCGGCCATGAAGTGGTATTTCTCGATACGCCTGGCCATGAGGCGTTTACCGCCATGCGCGCAAGGGGTGCTAAGGTCACTGATATCGTAATACTTGTTGTGGCAGCGGACGACGGTGTAATGGCCCAGACGAAGGAGGCGATAGATCATGCCAAGGCGGCCGGGGTGCCTATTATAGTTGCCGTGAACAAGATCGACAAGCCAGGCGCTAACCCTGACAAGGTAAAGAGTGAGCTTGCTGAGCTGGGTCTTGTGCCGGAGGAATGGGGTGGAGACACCATATTTGTAAACATCTCGGCCAAGAAAAAGATCGGCATAGAAGAACTCCTTGAGATGCTTGCATTGCAGTCAGAAGTACTTGAGCTTAAGGCTGATCCGAAGAGGCCGGCCAAGGGGCATGTAATCGAGGCCAAGCTTGATAAGGGCCGCGGTCCTGTGGCGACGCTCCTTATATCCGACGGTACCCTTCATGTGGGTGACGCCATAGTGTGTTCGCTATATTACGGCAAGGTAAGGGCCATGATAAACGACAAAGGCGGGCAGATAGAATCGGCCGGTCCATCAATGCCTGTTGAGATTCAAGGTCTCTCCGGCGTGCCGGAGGCAGGCAATGAATTTATAGTCTTGCCGGACGAGAAAAAGGCAAGGGAGGTGGCCGAATACCGCCAGAGAAAGGCCAGGGAGGCTGAATTCGCTAAGGTGAGAAAGATGAGCCTCGAGAGTGTGTTTGATAGGCTTAAAGAAGATGAGATCAAAGAGCTCAATATAGTCCTGAAGGTGGATGTTCAGGGTTCGCTGGAGGCCCTTGCCAATGCGCTTCGCAAGCTTAGTACAAATGAGATAAAGGTAAATGTAGTCGGAAGCGGCATCGGCGCTGTTACCGAATCAGACGTTCTGCTTGCCTCGGCTTCGAATGCCATCATAATCGGTTTTAATGTGAGACCGAGCCCGCAGGCAAGGGCCCTGGCAGAGCAAGAGAGGGTCGATATCCGTTTTTATGATGTCATATACAATGCCATCGAAGAGGTAAAAAGTGCAATGACGGGCCTTTTGGAGCCCGTATATGAAGAAAAGATTACAGGGAGGGCTGAGGTGCGCCAGGCGTTTCATATCCCAAAGGTTGGGGTCGTTGCAGGCTGTTATGTGCTCGAGGGCATTATGCAGAGGAATTCTAAGGCGCGGCTGCTCAGAGACAATGTGGTAGTATATACAGGCAAGATTATATCCCTGCGTCGCTTTAAAGAAGACGTAAGAGAGGTGCATGCGGGTTACGAATGCGGTGTAGGTCTTGAAAAGTTCAACGACATCAAGGCCGGTGACATAATAGAAACCTATAAGCTGGAAGAGAAGGCTGCGGTCTTGGGCGATGTCGTTTCAGAGGGGGATGCTCTGCAATAA
- a CDS encoding ubiquitin family protein: MKRFVTLIAVMAVFGLFFATQALAQRGMMMPKGGGGWCSTGTPYASMYNPQTVETISGEVVAVDKIMPQKGMSYGIQLIVKTNKETIPVHLGPGWFIENQSIKIAPKDKVEVKGSRVTFEGKPTIIASEVKRGDDVLTLRDTNGFPVWNGWRRR, from the coding sequence ATGAAAAGATTTGTGACATTAATTGCTGTGATGGCGGTATTTGGTCTATTTTTTGCTACTCAAGCACTGGCGCAGCGGGGAATGATGATGCCGAAAGGCGGGGGCGGCTGGTGCTCCACCGGGACACCTTACGCCAGCATGTATAACCCGCAGACTGTTGAGACTATCAGCGGAGAGGTCGTGGCGGTCGATAAAATTATGCCGCAAAAGGGCATGTCTTACGGCATCCAGCTCATAGTCAAAACCAACAAGGAAACGATACCGGTCCACCTTGGCCCCGGTTGGTTTATTGAAAATCAGAGCATAAAGATTGCGCCAAAGGACAAGGTCGAGGTTAAGGGTTCGAGAGTGACATTTGAAGGCAAACCCACCATTATTGCCTCAGAGGTAAAAAGAGGGGATGATGTATTGACGCTCCGCGACACAAACGGCTTTCCAGTCTGGAACGGCTGGAGGCGCAGATAA
- a CDS encoding MFS transporter, giving the protein MQEKRGLFGFTRGFNKNVVITGLVSFFMDASSEMVYPLAPLFLANVLGADKAIIGLIEGIAESTASILKVFSGWLSDRIGSRKWLMATGYSLAVLSRPIMAISGSWHEVLASRFIDRLGKGVRTAPRDAILAESTEAAYLARAFSLHRSMDTMGAVAGPLAAFSILGLFQNNYRLVFWISIIPGVIAVLLIVFFITEKKKAKTPAAERPCLTLRHFNWRFRLFIVIAVIFAFGNSSDAFLILKAQQAGIKPTLIPIVYLIFNLIYAFSAIPAGMAADRFGKKRIILLGLILFAFVYYGFAVTGDARVVWLLFALYGIFMGLTEGIQKAYLATIIPQDFKATAFGVYNTVVGLATLPASIIGGWLWDHVSSSATFYFGSAMAAVSAALFVAFILTEKGHPVTESSASKI; this is encoded by the coding sequence ATGCAAGAAAAAAGGGGGCTCTTTGGATTCACCAGGGGATTCAATAAAAATGTAGTCATCACGGGCCTTGTGAGTTTCTTCATGGATGCAAGTTCAGAGATGGTCTATCCGCTTGCGCCCCTGTTTCTGGCCAATGTCCTTGGCGCGGACAAGGCGATTATAGGTCTCATCGAGGGCATTGCAGAGTCCACAGCAAGTATTCTAAAGGTCTTCTCCGGATGGCTCTCAGACAGGATCGGGAGCAGGAAGTGGCTTATGGCCACCGGATATAGTCTGGCGGTCTTGAGCAGACCCATCATGGCCATATCTGGATCATGGCATGAGGTCCTGGCCTCAAGGTTCATAGATCGCCTTGGCAAAGGGGTGCGAACCGCCCCGCGGGATGCAATCCTGGCCGAGTCCACAGAGGCGGCCTATCTTGCCAGGGCATTCAGCCTTCACCGCTCCATGGACACCATGGGCGCAGTGGCGGGGCCGCTTGCGGCCTTTTCAATTCTCGGACTTTTCCAGAACAATTACAGGCTTGTCTTCTGGATCTCGATAATCCCAGGGGTTATAGCGGTGCTCCTCATCGTCTTTTTTATCACGGAAAAGAAGAAGGCGAAGACGCCTGCCGCCGAAAGGCCCTGTCTCACCTTGAGGCATTTCAACTGGAGATTCAGGCTCTTCATAGTAATCGCCGTCATATTCGCCTTTGGCAATTCAAGCGACGCATTCCTGATACTCAAGGCGCAACAAGCGGGCATCAAACCCACGCTCATCCCGATAGTCTATCTAATATTCAACCTGATCTATGCCTTCTCAGCCATCCCTGCGGGTATGGCCGCTGACAGATTCGGGAAAAAACGGATAATCCTTCTTGGACTTATCCTGTTTGCGTTCGTCTATTACGGCTTTGCAGTTACGGGAGATGCCCGCGTGGTCTGGCTCCTGTTTGCCCTGTACGGTATATTCATGGGGCTTACCGAAGGGATCCAGAAGGCATACCTTGCAACCATTATACCCCAGGACTTCAAGGCCACTGCATTCGGCGTGTACAATACCGTTGTGGGACTCGCCACGCTCCCTGCAAGCATCATCGGGGGCTGGCTCTGGGATCACGTCTCTTCATCCGCGACCTTCTATTTCGGTTCGGCCATGGCGGCTGTCTCGGCGGCGCTCTTTGTGGCGTTTATCCTGACGGAAAAAGGACATCCTGTAACTGAATCTTCGGCTTCAAAAATATAA
- the fdhF gene encoding formate dehydrogenase subunit alpha, which produces MATGVEGVYAGGDAVSGPRTVIQAVASGRRAAEAINEFLSGERAPAETRFNFSKGKRFEDVDMHNFDGYSIKLSETMPARPADRRNRDFDEVELGFTEEMAKREAGRCLKCGCLGLSKCEYRELSASYKVNAAGALQRLKTGIDASHPFIVVDADKCIGCTRCERSCKYGALELSIQEDGVTTTFLGASIKLNENCVSCGACVDACPTGALIKKTSVVPLMPDQVEEIKSVCTYCGTGCSVSIIRKHGAILEIRANRADPPNFGDLCVKGRFGYTFYHNQERVSTPLARESIDEPFREVSWDEAVTLIAGRLSMIKDRSGADSIGLISSSRCTNEENYLIQKLARAVIGTNNVDNCARVUHAPTVSGLLATLGSGAATTPFEQIIGTDLLLICGSNTTEAHPIVGLKVKEAARHGTRLVVIDPRRTEVAVMAEAQTGGLFLQLRPGTNIPLLNGMLYVIFEEGLENKTFIEGRTENMDAVRAHVAEYPPEKVEEITGVEARLIREAARAYAKAENALILYGLGVAEHKGGTAGVMALANLVLATGHVGRPFNGINPLRGQNNVQGACDMGTLPYSYPGYSPTDDPNALAHFASVWGVKELPCTDGLLEPQMYDAALSGWLKAMYIVGYDPAQTQANVGHVQKALSRLDFVVVQDLFLTETARFAHIFLPAACFYEKDGTFTSGERRVRLVHKAVEPFGGSRADWEIICLIARAMGHPFVYRHPKDIMEEIARVVPQYAGISYGRLEGEGQVWPCPSPGHPGTPLLHVDRFPIGRGRFVPVSYVLPEEDADKDYPFVLITGRRLVHYNNGSMTRRSEGFEAISDREVVEINPVDARRIGVKDGADVYVVSRRGRIKVKAAVTDRSRQGTVFLSFHFQEALVNLLTSPGLDLKTLTPEYKVCAVRIEPVA; this is translated from the coding sequence ATGGCTACAGGCGTTGAAGGCGTTTATGCTGGAGGAGATGCGGTAAGCGGGCCGCGTACCGTGATACAGGCCGTAGCCTCAGGACGCAGGGCGGCTGAGGCCATAAACGAGTTTCTATCAGGCGAAAGGGCCCCTGCAGAGACCAGATTTAATTTTTCAAAAGGAAAACGCTTTGAAGATGTGGATATGCACAATTTTGACGGCTATTCCATCAAGCTGAGCGAGACCATGCCGGCCAGGCCTGCCGACCGCAGGAATAGGGACTTTGACGAGGTGGAGCTCGGTTTTACGGAAGAGATGGCCAAGAGAGAGGCTGGGCGATGTCTAAAGTGCGGCTGTCTAGGTCTTTCAAAGTGCGAATATCGTGAGCTCTCTGCATCGTATAAGGTAAATGCAGCTGGTGCGCTTCAAAGACTTAAGACCGGTATAGACGCCTCCCACCCGTTTATTGTAGTCGATGCCGACAAGTGTATTGGCTGTACAAGATGCGAAAGGAGTTGTAAATATGGTGCACTTGAGCTCTCTATCCAGGAAGACGGCGTTACGACCACCTTCCTTGGTGCATCGATCAAGCTGAACGAAAATTGCGTTTCGTGCGGGGCTTGTGTTGATGCATGTCCTACAGGGGCGCTTATAAAAAAGACCTCTGTGGTGCCGCTGATGCCTGATCAAGTCGAGGAGATAAAGAGCGTCTGCACATATTGCGGGACAGGCTGCAGTGTCAGCATTATCAGGAAACACGGGGCCATACTTGAGATAAGGGCCAACAGGGCTGATCCACCCAATTTCGGCGATCTATGTGTAAAAGGCCGATTTGGTTATACGTTTTATCATAATCAAGAACGCGTATCTACCCCCCTGGCGAGGGAGAGCATAGATGAGCCTTTCAGGGAGGTCTCATGGGATGAGGCCGTAACCCTCATAGCCGGACGACTTTCAATGATAAAAGATCGTTCAGGCGCTGACAGTATAGGGCTTATCTCTTCCTCGAGGTGCACGAACGAAGAAAACTATCTCATTCAGAAGTTGGCGCGTGCGGTGATCGGCACGAACAATGTCGATAACTGCGCGCGGGTCTGACACGCCCCGACGGTCAGCGGTCTGCTGGCCACACTTGGAAGCGGGGCTGCGACGACGCCATTTGAGCAGATAATCGGTACGGATCTGCTCTTGATATGTGGCTCCAACACCACAGAGGCCCATCCGATCGTTGGATTGAAGGTGAAGGAGGCGGCGAGGCATGGGACAAGATTGGTCGTGATCGACCCAAGGCGGACAGAGGTGGCGGTCATGGCCGAGGCGCAGACGGGCGGTCTTTTCCTTCAGCTTAGACCTGGTACTAACATACCGCTTCTGAATGGGATGCTCTACGTCATCTTTGAAGAGGGTCTCGAAAATAAGACCTTTATTGAGGGTCGGACTGAGAACATGGATGCCGTCAGGGCCCATGTTGCAGAATATCCACCCGAAAAGGTTGAAGAGATAACCGGCGTCGAGGCAAGACTTATCCGTGAGGCGGCGAGGGCGTATGCTAAGGCGGAAAATGCCTTGATACTGTATGGTCTTGGAGTTGCGGAGCACAAAGGTGGAACCGCAGGGGTAATGGCATTGGCGAATCTCGTGCTAGCGACTGGGCACGTCGGCAGGCCTTTCAACGGGATAAACCCACTTCGAGGCCAGAACAACGTACAGGGCGCCTGCGATATGGGCACCCTGCCTTATTCATATCCGGGGTATTCCCCGACGGATGACCCGAATGCCCTGGCCCATTTCGCCAGCGTCTGGGGGGTGAAGGAACTGCCCTGTACTGATGGACTTCTTGAGCCCCAGATGTATGACGCCGCCTTGTCTGGTTGGCTCAAGGCGATGTATATAGTCGGCTATGATCCGGCCCAGACACAGGCAAATGTCGGCCACGTGCAGAAGGCCTTATCAAGGCTTGATTTTGTAGTTGTGCAGGACCTTTTTTTGACGGAGACGGCCCGTTTTGCCCATATCTTCCTGCCAGCGGCATGTTTTTATGAAAAGGACGGTACATTTACAAGCGGCGAGCGTCGTGTGAGGCTTGTTCATAAGGCGGTCGAGCCTTTCGGCGGGTCAAGGGCCGATTGGGAGATCATCTGCCTTATAGCCAGGGCGATGGGGCACCCGTTTGTTTACAGACATCCTAAGGATATAATGGAGGAGATTGCAAGGGTAGTTCCGCAATATGCAGGGATATCATATGGAAGATTAGAAGGTGAGGGGCAGGTCTGGCCTTGTCCGTCACCTGGGCACCCGGGTACGCCGTTACTTCATGTCGATCGCTTTCCAATAGGTAGGGGGCGCTTTGTGCCTGTATCCTATGTACTTCCAGAGGAGGATGCGGACAAGGACTATCCGTTTGTCCTTATAACAGGAAGAAGGCTTGTGCACTACAATAATGGTTCGATGACCAGGCGCTCCGAGGGCTTCGAGGCCATTTCGGACCGCGAGGTCGTAGAGATCAATCCGGTGGATGCAAGACGTATCGGGGTGAAAGATGGGGCGGATGTATATGTCGTTTCCAGACGCGGCAGGATAAAAGTGAAGGCCGCCGTAACGGATAGGAGCAGGCAGGGTACGGTGTTTCTTTCGTTCCATTTTCAAGAGGCCCTTGTAAACCTCCTGACGAGTCCGGGTCTCGATTTGAAGACCCTGACACCGGAATACAAGGTCTGTGCAGTGAGAATTGAGCCCGTTGCTTGA
- a CDS encoding cation:proton antiporter: MHEVWGIAALWLGLALIATLLSIWFRIATALSEIVVGTVAQLLIGAFIGRSLGAGEPWIVFLSGAGAIVLTFLAGAELDPDVFKIKWKEATVIGIIAFFAPFLGCAALAYYLLGWSSQASWLAGVALSTTSVAVVYAVMLELGFNKTEFGKAVLAACFVNDLGTVVALGMIFAPFTIKTVIFIVSGIAVFIILPYLTPRFFKKYGDRPSELEAKFLLLVLFGLGSLAAWSGSEAVLPAYLVGMVLAGTVGKDHVLIRRLRTLTFGLLTPFYFIRAGSYVSVSALFAAPFALLVLFMGKMITKIIGVYPATKLYRYAQKEAVYTTLLMSTGLTFGSISALFGLTHGIITKGQYSLLIATVIGSAVVPTLIANAFFLPHYLLPERKDVDKK; this comes from the coding sequence ATGCATGAGGTCTGGGGTATAGCGGCGCTATGGTTGGGTCTTGCCTTGATCGCCACCCTTCTTTCCATCTGGTTTCGTATCGCCACCGCCCTTTCCGAAATTGTGGTGGGTACGGTGGCGCAGCTCTTGATCGGCGCCTTTATCGGGCGGTCTTTGGGTGCTGGTGAGCCGTGGATCGTGTTTTTGTCAGGCGCAGGGGCCATAGTGCTCACATTTCTGGCAGGGGCGGAGCTTGATCCGGATGTCTTCAAAATCAAGTGGAAAGAGGCCACGGTCATCGGCATCATCGCCTTCTTTGCGCCCTTTTTGGGGTGCGCAGCCCTGGCCTATTATCTCCTTGGCTGGTCGAGCCAGGCAAGCTGGCTTGCGGGGGTCGCGCTTTCAACCACCTCTGTCGCGGTCGTCTATGCGGTCATGCTTGAACTTGGATTTAATAAGACTGAATTTGGAAAGGCCGTTCTGGCCGCATGTTTTGTGAATGACCTCGGGACGGTCGTTGCGCTCGGCATGATCTTTGCGCCATTTACCATCAAAACAGTTATCTTTATTGTATCCGGCATCGCGGTATTTATCATCCTCCCCTATCTTACCCCGAGATTTTTCAAAAAATACGGCGACCGCCCGTCTGAGCTTGAGGCCAAATTTCTGCTTCTTGTCCTCTTCGGCCTCGGCTCCCTGGCTGCCTGGTCTGGAAGCGAGGCGGTCCTGCCGGCATATCTCGTGGGCATGGTGCTTGCCGGAACGGTCGGTAAAGACCATGTGCTTATCAGGAGGCTGAGGACCCTGACCTTCGGCCTCCTCACCCCTTTCTATTTTATAAGGGCAGGCTCTTACGTGTCCGTCTCGGCCCTTTTCGCCGCGCCCTTTGCCCTCCTCGTCCTCTTTATGGGCAAGATGATCACCAAGATAATAGGTGTCTATCCAGCCACGAAGCTCTATAGGTACGCCCAAAAGGAGGCGGTTTACACCACCCTTCTCATGTCAACAGGTCTGACCTTCGGCTCCATATCGGCCCTCTTCGGCCTGACCCATGGTATAATTACTAAAGGGCAGTACTCGCTTTTGATAGCAACGGTGATCGGAAGCGCAGTGGTCCCGACGCTCATTGCCAACGCCTTTTTCCTCCCTCACTATCTATTGCCTGAGAGAAAAGATGTGGACAAAAAATAA